The following proteins are encoded in a genomic region of Maribacter hydrothermalis:
- a CDS encoding GNAT family N-acetyltransferase, with protein MIQLAKISQIPEILAMINACRLVMEANGIYQWTTEYPSKKAFENDIERNELYVFLRNDKIIGCIVVSQFMDDEYRTVPWLTPNEYNYYIHRLGVHPQFQGKGYAQQLMNFAENFAKEHNALSVRLDTFSQNKRNQKFYEQRGYTKLEDIFFPKQSKHPFHCYELVF; from the coding sequence ATGATTCAGCTGGCAAAGATATCGCAAATACCTGAAATTCTTGCAATGATCAATGCTTGTAGATTGGTAATGGAAGCAAATGGCATTTACCAGTGGACAACTGAATATCCTTCTAAAAAAGCTTTTGAAAATGATATTGAACGTAACGAACTATATGTTTTTTTACGGAATGATAAAATAATAGGTTGTATTGTTGTATCACAATTTATGGATGATGAATACCGCACTGTACCTTGGTTAACACCAAATGAATACAACTACTATATTCATAGGTTAGGGGTACATCCTCAATTTCAAGGAAAAGGCTATGCCCAACAATTAATGAATTTTGCAGAAAACTTTGCTAAAGAACATAATGCCCTCTCCGTAAGGTTAGATACCTTTAGCCAAAATAAACGAAATCAGAAATTTTACGAGCAACGTGGTTATACCAAACTAGAGGATATTTTTTTTCCAAAGCAAAGCAAGCATCCTTTTCATTGCTACGAACTTGTATTTTAG
- a CDS encoding sugar porter family MFS transporter, whose protein sequence is MNRIIVWSITVALAGFLFGFDTVVISGANEPIKQLWNTSPLFHGTFIMSMALWGTVVGSLFGGIPTNNWGRKKTLLWVGILFLVSALGSALAQDPYSFSAFRFIGGVGVGISTVAAPIYISEITSKENRGKLVGLYQFWLVFGILIAFVSNWLLKDFDGANDWRWMLGVEAIPAFIYTVMVLTVPESPRWLALNKKDDAGALKILEIIYPKETAASHLQEIKTDLKTTTKSESLFQKKYSKVLWLAFFIAFFNQLSGINFVLYYAPEILEQAGLGGKESLFNSIAIGIVNLVFTFIGIRLLDKLGRRQLIIIGSIGYIISLIMVGLCFQMDLGSTLTLTFICTFVASHAIGQGAVIWVFISEIFPNSVRAYGQSWGVSVHWVFAAIITLITPFFLDSVQGVLKDHVWYIYYFFCAMMVLQLIWAITKMPETKGVSLEELSKKLVKE, encoded by the coding sequence ATGAACAGAATAATCGTTTGGTCAATAACGGTAGCGCTTGCAGGTTTTTTATTCGGATTTGATACCGTTGTAATTTCCGGAGCAAACGAACCCATTAAACAGTTATGGAATACTTCTCCATTATTTCACGGAACCTTTATCATGAGTATGGCATTATGGGGAACTGTTGTTGGTTCTCTTTTTGGTGGTATCCCCACTAATAATTGGGGCCGTAAAAAAACATTGCTTTGGGTTGGTATTCTTTTCTTAGTATCTGCATTAGGTTCTGCTTTGGCCCAAGACCCGTATTCATTCTCTGCATTTCGTTTTATTGGTGGTGTAGGTGTAGGGATTTCTACTGTTGCCGCACCAATTTATATTTCTGAAATTACATCAAAAGAGAATCGTGGCAAACTTGTGGGACTGTACCAATTCTGGTTAGTATTTGGTATTTTAATTGCTTTTGTATCTAACTGGTTGCTTAAAGATTTTGATGGCGCAAATGATTGGCGTTGGATGCTGGGTGTTGAAGCCATACCCGCCTTTATATACACCGTAATGGTATTAACCGTACCAGAAAGTCCAAGATGGTTGGCCTTGAATAAAAAGGATGATGCCGGAGCATTAAAAATTTTAGAAATTATTTATCCAAAAGAAACGGCAGCAAGTCATTTGCAAGAGATAAAGACCGACCTAAAAACTACTACCAAAAGCGAAAGTCTGTTTCAAAAGAAATATTCTAAAGTTCTTTGGCTTGCGTTTTTTATTGCATTTTTCAATCAGCTATCGGGTATCAACTTTGTGCTGTATTACGCACCTGAAATTTTAGAACAAGCGGGATTGGGCGGTAAAGAATCCCTTTTCAATTCTATTGCCATTGGTATCGTTAATCTGGTTTTTACCTTTATAGGCATACGTTTGTTAGATAAACTGGGCAGACGGCAACTAATCATCATTGGGTCTATCGGCTATATTATAAGTTTAATAATGGTAGGTCTTTGTTTTCAAATGGACCTTGGCTCTACACTTACGCTAACCTTTATCTGTACTTTTGTTGCTTCTCATGCTATTGGGCAAGGTGCGGTAATTTGGGTATTTATCTCAGAAATTTTTCCAAACAGTGTTCGTGCATACGGGCAATCTTGGGGTGTTAGTGTCCATTGGGTGTTTGCTGCAATCATTACCTTAATTACTCCGTTTTTCTTGGATTCTGTACAAGGTGTATTGAAGGATCATGTTTGGTACATTTATTACTTTTTCTGTGCTATGATGGTATTACAACTCATTTGGGCAATTACCAAAATGCCGGAAACCAAAGGGGTATCATTGGAGGAGTTGAGTAAGAAGTTGGTGAAGGAGTAA
- a CDS encoding PD-(D/E)XK nuclease family protein produces the protein MQSFIQDVVQDVLKNTPDTGNVIFILPSKRAGVFLKKILSQSLTKTVIAPEIYSIEDFIEKVSGLVTANTTTQLFTLYNAYLKVGIYEKESFDSFLKWGQILLQDFNEVDRYLVDAATLYQNVAAIQEVNHWSLNAEKSEMIENYLHFWRHLEKIYNQFNALLLEQELGHQGLIYKTSVLELPNYLKTNNKKHVFLGFNALNTAESILIQTILEKTDAAIYWDIDPYFIKDNIHDAGYFIRNYKSTWNVLKEKTLKGLTTYYNTKKHIEIVGVPKNIAQVNFVGNLLYKIQKETPEILSNAAIVLGNEEILNPLLNSIPENIPATNITMGQKLESTTLASFFTNLIEFHEQKIEKGWFYKHLLNLLTHSYTVLLFDANEVSTESLITKIKTNNWTYITSNKITELIPHNSTIYLLFNDLKNNPNALIENFLALIHAIRTIESVKTNSLLLEQLYKFYTLFNQLKELCNTYNYVNNLKSLKHLFKQLLSSETLDFQGNPIEGIQIMGMLESRLLDFETIIITSVNEGVLPSGKSNNSFIPFDLKFKNGLPTYKEKDAVYTYHFYRLLQRAKNVYILYNTEPDALEGGERSRLITQLLTDENRTDIIEYIATPTIQSITKTLEKVEKTKNLIALIKEKAGKGFSPSSLSNYIRNPIDFYKQNLLNINEVVQVEETLAANTFGTIVHDSLEELYTPLLNINLTVDLLNGIRKNVTSIVSKNFEKTFKEGNISSGKNYISFHVILKYIQTFIDAEITALKKHSIKILALEQSLSVPLEIAGLDFPIILKGKLDRVDEFDGITRIIDYKTGKVERRNVEIMDWEILSEEYQYSKAFQLLCYGLMFFKTHPTENLSIQAGIISLKNFAEGTLLFAQKESARGAKDHIINNEVIVDFEQILGQLITEICNPEIPFTEKEV, from the coding sequence ATGCAGAGTTTTATACAAGATGTAGTACAGGACGTTTTAAAGAATACCCCAGACACTGGCAATGTAATTTTTATTTTGCCCAGTAAACGTGCCGGCGTATTTCTTAAAAAAATATTATCACAATCACTTACAAAGACCGTAATAGCCCCTGAAATCTATAGTATTGAAGATTTTATAGAAAAGGTTTCTGGCCTTGTTACCGCAAATACCACTACACAATTATTTACCTTATATAACGCCTATTTAAAAGTTGGTATATATGAAAAAGAATCTTTCGACTCTTTTTTAAAATGGGGACAAATATTATTACAAGATTTTAATGAAGTAGACCGATACTTAGTAGATGCCGCAACCCTATACCAAAATGTAGCTGCAATACAAGAAGTTAACCACTGGTCATTGAATGCTGAAAAGTCCGAAATGATTGAAAATTATCTTCATTTTTGGAGACATCTTGAAAAAATCTATAATCAATTCAACGCTCTTTTACTTGAACAAGAGCTAGGGCACCAAGGTTTAATTTACAAAACATCTGTTCTTGAATTGCCCAACTATCTAAAAACGAACAATAAAAAGCATGTTTTTCTAGGGTTTAATGCTCTTAATACAGCTGAGAGTATCCTAATACAAACTATTCTTGAAAAAACTGATGCTGCCATCTATTGGGATATAGATCCTTATTTTATAAAAGATAACATACATGATGCAGGGTATTTTATTAGAAATTATAAAAGCACCTGGAATGTTCTCAAAGAAAAAACACTAAAAGGACTTACTACTTATTACAACACTAAAAAACATATTGAAATTGTAGGAGTACCCAAAAACATAGCTCAAGTAAACTTTGTAGGTAACCTACTTTATAAGATTCAAAAAGAAACGCCAGAGATATTAAGTAATGCCGCCATTGTTTTAGGAAATGAAGAAATATTAAATCCGTTATTAAATTCCATACCCGAAAATATACCCGCAACAAATATTACTATGGGACAAAAACTAGAATCTACCACGTTAGCTAGTTTTTTTACAAACCTTATAGAATTTCATGAACAGAAAATAGAAAAAGGATGGTTCTACAAGCATTTATTGAACTTATTGACTCATTCTTATACCGTATTATTATTTGATGCCAATGAAGTTTCTACCGAATCCTTGATAACTAAAATAAAAACAAATAATTGGACTTATATCACCAGTAATAAAATCACAGAATTAATACCTCATAATAGTACCATCTATTTATTATTCAATGACCTAAAGAATAATCCTAACGCTTTAATTGAAAATTTTTTAGCACTTATCCATGCCATTAGAACTATTGAATCTGTTAAGACTAATTCATTGTTATTAGAGCAGCTATATAAATTTTACACCCTCTTTAATCAACTTAAAGAACTTTGTAATACGTACAATTACGTTAACAACTTAAAGAGTTTAAAACATCTTTTTAAACAGTTACTTAGTTCGGAAACCTTAGATTTTCAAGGAAACCCCATAGAAGGTATTCAGATCATGGGAATGTTAGAAAGTAGATTGCTAGATTTTGAGACCATTATAATAACTTCAGTAAATGAAGGTGTACTACCCTCAGGAAAATCTAACAATTCTTTTATTCCATTTGACCTAAAATTTAAAAACGGATTACCTACATATAAAGAAAAGGATGCCGTCTACACCTATCACTTTTACAGATTACTACAGCGTGCAAAAAACGTTTACATTTTATATAACACAGAACCAGATGCCCTTGAAGGCGGAGAACGTAGTAGATTAATTACACAACTGCTTACTGACGAGAACAGAACAGACATTATTGAATATATAGCGACACCTACTATTCAATCTATTACTAAAACGTTAGAAAAAGTTGAAAAAACTAAAAACTTAATCGCTCTAATAAAAGAAAAGGCAGGCAAAGGCTTTTCACCAAGTTCATTAAGTAATTATATAAGAAACCCTATTGATTTCTATAAACAGAATTTACTGAATATTAATGAAGTAGTACAGGTTGAAGAAACTTTGGCAGCAAATACCTTTGGCACCATTGTTCATGACAGTCTTGAGGAACTTTACACCCCTTTGTTAAATATAAACCTTACTGTAGATTTATTAAACGGTATACGAAAGAACGTTACTTCTATAGTTAGCAAGAATTTTGAAAAGACCTTTAAAGAAGGAAATATCAGTTCGGGTAAAAACTACATTTCATTTCATGTTATTCTAAAATACATTCAGACTTTCATTGATGCTGAAATAACAGCATTAAAAAAGCATAGCATTAAAATTTTAGCACTAGAACAATCCTTATCAGTACCTCTAGAAATTGCCGGATTAGATTTCCCCATTATCTTAAAAGGAAAATTAGACAGAGTAGATGAATTTGATGGTATAACCCGTATCATCGATTACAAAACAGGGAAAGTAGAACGCAGGAATGTGGAAATTATGGATTGGGAAATTCTTTCAGAAGAATATCAATATAGCAAAGCGTTTCAATTACTATGTTACGGACTAATGTTTTTTAAAACCCACCCTACAGAAAACCTTTCTATTCAAGCCGGAATTATTTCATTAAAGAATTTTGCCGAAGGCACGTTGCTATTCGCACAAAAAGAATCTGCCCGAGGAGCCAAAGATCATATCATAAATAATGAAGTGATTGTTGATTTCGAGCAGATACTTGGTCAGTTAATCACAGAAATTTGTAATCCTGAAATTCCGTTTACAGAAAAAGAAGTGTAA
- a CDS encoding OmpA family protein: MKHLSKLLVVALLVVGINSIQAQDENNPWQVQFGVNAIDVYPTSDVSSFGNEFFNVNDHWNILPSVSYVGVSKSIGDGFSIGARGSLNKISKLGDVSVDDLSHYAVDGTIKYDLIKKTTVIDPFIEIGGGYTWIDEIGAGTVNGGVGLNIWFSENLGLTLQSSYKHAFEDYLAPHFQHLAGISVKFGGTDTDGDGIYDKDDACPEVAGLEAFNGCPDADGDGIEDSKDACPNEAGSKEMNGCPDADGDGVADKDDACPNEAGLPALAGCPDADGDGVADKDDACPSEAGPADNKGCPWPDTDGDGVLDKDDQCPEVAGTVANAGCPEVTEEVQKQLNDYARTILFDTGKSSIKAESTSVMVDIITILKEYPNAKFTVEGHTDSVGSEKLNQSLSESRALSVKEFLVDKGIEEFRLSAVGYGESKPIATNNTRAGRTQNRRVEINLVK, from the coding sequence ATGAAACATCTTAGCAAATTATTGGTTGTTGCCCTACTTGTAGTAGGAATTAACAGCATACAAGCGCAAGACGAGAATAACCCTTGGCAAGTACAATTTGGGGTTAATGCCATTGACGTATATCCTACTTCGGATGTAAGTTCTTTTGGTAATGAATTCTTCAATGTGAACGATCACTGGAATATTTTACCTTCTGTCTCTTATGTAGGAGTATCTAAATCAATCGGGGACGGCTTCTCTATTGGAGCAAGAGGATCTCTAAACAAGATTAGCAAATTAGGTGACGTTAGCGTTGATGATCTTTCTCACTATGCTGTAGATGGGACTATAAAATATGATTTAATCAAAAAAACTACTGTAATCGATCCTTTCATTGAAATAGGTGGTGGTTATACTTGGATTGATGAGATCGGAGCTGGAACTGTAAACGGAGGTGTTGGTCTTAACATCTGGTTCTCTGAAAACTTAGGTCTTACTTTACAATCTTCATACAAGCATGCTTTCGAAGATTACTTAGCACCACATTTCCAACATTTAGCTGGTATTTCAGTTAAATTTGGTGGTACTGATACTGACGGTGATGGTATCTACGATAAAGATGATGCTTGTCCAGAAGTTGCTGGTCTTGAAGCATTCAATGGTTGTCCAGATGCTGATGGCGATGGAATCGAAGATAGCAAAGATGCTTGTCCTAACGAAGCTGGTTCTAAAGAAATGAACGGTTGTCCTGATGCTGATGGCGATGGTGTTGCCGATAAAGATGATGCTTGTCCTAACGAAGCTGGTCTTCCTGCTTTAGCTGGTTGTCCTGATGCTGATGGTGACGGTGTTGCTGATAAAGATGACGCTTGTCCTTCTGAAGCTGGTCCTGCTGATAACAAAGGTTGTCCATGGCCTGATACTGACGGTGACGGTGTATTAGATAAAGATGATCAATGCCCAGAAGTTGCTGGTACAGTAGCTAACGCTGGTTGTCCTGAAGTAACTGAAGAAGTTCAGAAGCAATTAAATGATTATGCTAGAACTATCTTATTTGATACTGGTAAATCTTCTATCAAAGCTGAATCTACTTCTGTAATGGTTGACATTATCACAATCCTTAAAGAATACCCTAACGCTAAGTTTACTGTTGAAGGTCATACTGATAGCGTAGGTAGCGAAAAATTAAACCAAAGCCTTTCTGAGTCAAGAGCTCTTTCTGTAAAAGAATTCTTAGTAGATAAAGGAATCGAAGAGTTTAGATTATCTGCTGTAGGTTATGGTGAGTCTAAGCCAATAGCTACAAACAATACAAGAGCTGGTAGAACTCAAAACAGAAGGGTAGAAATCAACTTAGTAAAATAA
- a CDS encoding SDR family oxidoreductase, translated as MKDLKNKVAYITGGTKGIGFGVAKALVNEGMKVAISGRSQSSVDQALKEFNSDAVLGIVSDVSKLKDENKAVTKIIEKWEHIDVVLANAGVGNFAPIDEMTAEEWHQMIDVNLNGVFHTLKASVEGLKKSKGYYITLASLAGTNFFANGAGYNASKFGVVGFTQAAMLDLRQYDIKVSTIMPGSVATHFNDNEPSEKDAWKIQPEDIGQLVVDLLKMNERTLPSKIEIRPTRPDKK; from the coding sequence ATGAAAGATTTAAAAAATAAAGTGGCTTATATTACAGGAGGTACCAAAGGTATTGGTTTTGGTGTAGCAAAAGCATTAGTAAATGAAGGGATGAAAGTTGCCATTAGTGGTCGTTCTCAGAGCAGTGTAGACCAGGCACTTAAGGAATTTAATAGCGATGCTGTTTTAGGTATTGTTTCAGATGTGTCTAAATTGAAAGATGAGAATAAAGCTGTTACAAAAATAATAGAGAAATGGGAACATATAGATGTGGTCCTGGCAAATGCTGGTGTCGGTAATTTTGCACCCATAGATGAGATGACAGCCGAAGAGTGGCATCAAATGATAGATGTAAACTTAAACGGGGTTTTTCATACGTTAAAAGCATCGGTTGAAGGATTAAAAAAATCGAAAGGATACTACATAACATTAGCTAGTTTAGCGGGAACAAATTTTTTTGCAAACGGTGCGGGATACAATGCTTCTAAATTTGGTGTAGTAGGTTTTACACAAGCTGCTATGTTAGATTTACGCCAGTACGATATTAAAGTGTCTACGATTATGCCAGGCTCGGTCGCAACTCATTTTAACGATAATGAACCAAGTGAAAAAGACGCATGGAAAATACAACCAGAAGATATAGGTCAACTGGTAGTAGATCTATTAAAAATGAATGAAAGAACCTTGCCTAGTAAAATAGAGATAAGGCCAACAAGACCTGATAAAAAATAA
- a CDS encoding serine hydrolase domain-containing protein: MKKFSFLVLLFAICCQTYGQRNDSIARLLTKELTQISENGAVVGFSVAVVSEEGTLYEKGFGFADKKIDKKYTENTVQNIGSISKTFIGLALLKAQELGKLKLDDPINDYLPFKVVHPKFASTPITIRQLASHTSGIKDPSEYEKKGYILKEAENGNAKVNGNFLSPDEMMSMGDFLKDILSEDGKWYKKKTFSKYPPGGMFNYSNIGAGLAAYVLEQATGESFPVFTKKYIFDRLKMSNSGWSFDAIDFTKHSKLYADKDTELALYKLVNYPDGGLITSSHDLAKYLSEIIKGYAGNGTLLSTESYKVLFDPQLTDENHKDRSESKYNDEYNMGVFMGMSSKGQIGHTGGDPSVVTHMFFNEKTKIGKLLLVNTELDKDRVQEFIAIWRGLIAYEDKL, translated from the coding sequence ATGAAAAAATTTAGTTTTCTTGTACTCTTATTCGCAATATGTTGCCAGACTTATGGACAAAGGAATGATTCTATTGCTAGGTTACTTACCAAAGAATTAACGCAAATTTCTGAAAATGGCGCAGTAGTTGGTTTTTCTGTTGCCGTCGTAAGTGAAGAAGGGACTTTGTATGAAAAAGGATTTGGATTTGCAGATAAAAAGATAGACAAAAAATATACAGAAAACACAGTTCAGAATATAGGTTCAATTTCTAAGACCTTCATTGGGTTGGCATTATTAAAGGCACAAGAATTAGGTAAACTAAAATTGGATGACCCAATAAATGACTACTTGCCTTTTAAAGTTGTACACCCAAAGTTTGCGAGTACACCTATTACTATTCGGCAATTGGCTAGCCATACCTCGGGTATAAAAGATCCTTCAGAATATGAGAAAAAAGGTTACATACTTAAAGAAGCGGAAAATGGGAATGCTAAAGTAAATGGCAATTTTTTAAGTCCGGATGAAATGATGTCAATGGGCGATTTTCTAAAAGATATTCTGAGTGAAGATGGTAAATGGTATAAAAAGAAAACATTTTCCAAGTACCCACCAGGAGGCATGTTTAATTACTCCAATATTGGCGCAGGTTTGGCAGCGTATGTGTTAGAACAGGCTACGGGAGAATCTTTTCCTGTGTTTACTAAAAAATACATTTTTGACCGATTAAAAATGTCCAATTCCGGTTGGTCTTTTGATGCGATAGATTTCACGAAACACTCAAAACTGTATGCAGATAAAGATACCGAACTGGCACTGTATAAGCTAGTAAATTACCCAGACGGTGGATTAATTACCTCTTCTCACGATTTGGCAAAGTATCTGTCCGAAATCATAAAAGGCTATGCAGGAAATGGCACTTTACTATCCACTGAAAGCTATAAAGTGCTATTTGACCCTCAATTAACAGATGAAAACCATAAGGACAGGAGCGAAAGTAAGTATAACGATGAATATAATATGGGTGTTTTTATGGGGATGTCTTCAAAAGGGCAAATAGGGCATACAGGCGGAGACCCAAGTGTAGTCACCCACATGTTCTTTAATGAAAAAACCAAAATTGGTAAGCTACTACTTGTGAATACAGAGCTAGATAAGGACAGGGTGCAAGAGTTCATTGCTATTTGGAGAGGATTAATTGCTTATGAAGATAAGCTGTAA
- a CDS encoding GIY-YIG nuclease family protein: MSFIYVIYSDKFKRFYVGIADNMESRLKCHNFGKVKSTKAFMPWRVVHLEELNNKQEARLREKYLKSAAGRRWRKNNIITGD, translated from the coding sequence ATGAGTTTTATTTATGTAATCTATAGTGATAAATTTAAAAGGTTTTATGTTGGTATAGCTGATAATATGGAATCTAGGTTGAAATGCCATAATTTTGGTAAAGTAAAAAGCACTAAAGCTTTTATGCCATGGAGAGTTGTTCATTTGGAAGAATTAAATAATAAACAAGAAGCTAGATTAAGAGAAAAATATTTAAAATCTGCTGCAGGAAGAAGGTGGCGAAAAAATAATATAATTACGGGGGATTAG
- the kbl gene encoding glycine C-acetyltransferase, translating into MYGKIKEHLQQEIESIKNDGLFKEERIIVSPQDAVIKINTGKEVINFCANNYLGLSSHPDVIQAAKDAMDTHGFGMSSVRFICGTQDIHKELEKKIAHFYDTEDTILYAAAFDANGGVFEPLLSAEDAIISDSLNHASIIDGVRLCKAMRYRYANSDMLDLEEQLKKANEDGARFKIIVTDGVFSMDGIVAPLDKICDLADKYDALVMIDECHAAGFIGEKGKGTLEEKGVMGRIDIITGTLGKALGGAMGGYTTGKKEIITLLRQRSRPYLFSNSLAPAIVGASIKVFDMLENDTSLRDKLQENTTYFKKGIIAAGFDIVDGDSAIVPVMLYDAKLSQEMANKLLEKGIYVIGFFYPVVPKNKARIRVQLSAAHTKEHLDAAIKAFTEVGKELKIV; encoded by the coding sequence ATGTACGGAAAAATTAAGGAACACTTACAACAAGAAATAGAGTCCATTAAAAATGATGGACTTTTCAAGGAAGAAAGAATTATTGTATCTCCGCAAGATGCTGTAATAAAAATAAATACCGGTAAAGAGGTTATTAATTTTTGTGCTAATAATTATTTAGGCCTTTCCTCTCATCCAGATGTTATACAGGCAGCTAAAGATGCTATGGACACTCATGGCTTTGGCATGTCATCAGTAAGATTTATATGTGGCACGCAGGATATTCACAAAGAATTAGAGAAAAAAATAGCACATTTCTACGATACCGAAGACACCATATTATATGCTGCTGCATTCGACGCCAATGGCGGAGTATTTGAGCCCTTATTATCGGCGGAGGATGCTATAATTTCAGACTCATTAAATCATGCCTCTATTATTGATGGTGTTCGTTTATGTAAGGCCATGAGATACCGATACGCCAATAGCGATATGCTGGATCTTGAAGAACAGCTTAAAAAAGCAAACGAGGACGGTGCACGATTTAAGATTATAGTTACGGATGGCGTATTCTCCATGGATGGTATTGTTGCGCCTTTAGATAAAATATGTGATTTAGCTGATAAATATGATGCACTTGTAATGATTGACGAATGCCACGCTGCAGGATTTATAGGTGAAAAAGGAAAAGGCACTTTAGAAGAAAAAGGTGTAATGGGCAGAATAGACATTATAACAGGTACTTTAGGCAAAGCGTTAGGTGGCGCAATGGGTGGCTACACTACGGGTAAAAAAGAAATCATAACTTTATTAAGACAACGTTCAAGACCTTACTTATTTTCTAACTCACTAGCACCAGCTATAGTTGGCGCCTCCATTAAGGTATTTGATATGTTAGAAAATGACACTTCTCTACGTGATAAACTTCAAGAAAACACCACTTACTTTAAAAAAGGAATCATTGCGGCAGGTTTTGATATTGTTGATGGTGATTCTGCCATTGTACCGGTAATGTTATATGATGCAAAATTATCACAAGAAATGGCAAATAAGTTATTGGAAAAAGGTATCTATGTAATTGGCTTCTTTTACCCAGTAGTACCTAAAAATAAAGCACGTATAAGAGTACAGCTATCAGCAGCACACACAAAAGAACATTTAGATGCTGCAATTAAGGCATTTACAGAAGTAGGAAAAGAACTGAAAATCGTTTAA
- a CDS encoding universal stress protein: MMNILVPIGTSSNANETLQYAVDFAAAFGAEIYVIEVFNATGKAGTLTNVTQKIAENAKERLKEIIAKVETKDVSIKIASFNGELKDGLKEIDKELGIDLIILAPRSNDIQEEYYLGQTSGTIIKRTNIPTLIVPKGTTYKAFKNVLVAFKSGILKRKRILDPLIEIKNKHNAIVNLLMVKTPGYSDDDLKINTALMDISSQLTFTENPTTYHGVLEHFQSKHPDLLCVFRRKRGFFKKLWEKSTISKSEFYAPVPVLVLSVKKD, from the coding sequence ATGATGAATATTCTTGTTCCAATCGGAACCTCTTCCAATGCCAATGAAACATTACAATATGCAGTAGATTTTGCAGCAGCTTTTGGTGCAGAAATTTATGTTATAGAAGTGTTTAATGCAACCGGAAAAGCGGGAACCTTAACCAATGTTACCCAAAAAATAGCCGAAAATGCAAAAGAACGTTTAAAAGAAATAATTGCTAAAGTTGAGACTAAAGATGTCTCTATAAAAATTGCAAGTTTTAATGGGGAATTAAAAGATGGACTTAAAGAGATTGATAAAGAACTTGGAATTGATTTAATTATACTAGCACCAAGAAGTAATGATATTCAAGAAGAATATTATTTAGGACAAACTTCTGGGACAATTATTAAAAGAACGAATATACCTACGCTGATAGTGCCAAAAGGAACAACGTACAAAGCATTTAAGAATGTATTGGTAGCTTTTAAATCGGGCATTTTAAAAAGAAAGAGAATTCTAGATCCATTAATTGAAATTAAGAATAAGCATAACGCAATCGTTAACTTATTAATGGTGAAAACACCAGGATATTCAGATGACGATTTAAAAATAAATACAGCATTAATGGATATTAGTTCTCAGTTGACTTTCACAGAGAATCCAACTACATACCATGGTGTATTGGAGCATTTTCAATCCAAACATCCAGATTTACTATGTGTTTTTAGAAGAAAACGTGGTTTTTTTAAGAAATTATGGGAGAAAAGTACTATTTCTAAGTCTGAGTTTTATGCTCCTGTACCGGTATTGGTACTAAGTGTAAAGAAAGATTAG
- a CDS encoding DUF4386 domain-containing protein, with translation MKSINNLGMGVGLLFLLIFVMGILVYQFFQGPILFSDDFLITAAPNSNKLIISVLLGCVSGLFSILISALLFPVFKKQSTSLAVLYVAFSILDFVAISIDNTSVVAMLELSKEYVTNVEVNKSVLESMAPIYSQKHWWTHYLSLLTSCFSVFVLYVAFFRTKLIPRIISGFGIVAVLLMFTELLASILGDGISMNMLLPIGLVQLVLPLWLLVKGLNTKWLDATLA, from the coding sequence ATGAAATCAATTAACAATCTAGGTATGGGAGTTGGACTTTTATTTTTACTCATTTTTGTAATGGGTATTTTGGTGTATCAATTTTTTCAGGGACCCATTCTATTTTCCGATGACTTTTTAATAACTGCAGCGCCTAATTCCAATAAGCTAATTATTTCGGTTTTGCTTGGTTGTGTAAGTGGTTTGTTCTCTATTCTTATTTCGGCATTGTTATTTCCTGTATTTAAAAAACAGAGCACTTCCCTGGCTGTTTTGTATGTTGCTTTTAGTATCCTAGATTTTGTGGCTATTAGTATTGACAATACCAGCGTTGTGGCTATGCTTGAGCTAAGCAAGGAATATGTAACTAATGTTGAGGTAAATAAGAGTGTGTTGGAGTCTATGGCACCTATATATTCCCAAAAACATTGGTGGACACACTATTTAAGTCTGCTGACCTCTTGCTTCTCCGTGTTTGTTTTATATGTTGCTTTTTTTAGAACGAAACTAATACCAAGAATAATCTCAGGTTTTGGGATTGTCGCGGTTTTGCTAATGTTTACTGAGCTATTAGCTTCTATTTTAGGAGATGGGATTAGCATGAATATGCTTTTACCCATTGGTTTGGTTCAATTAGTTTTGCCGCTATGGTTATTGGTAAAAGGCTTGAATACAAAATGGTTAGATGCAACTTTAGCGTAG